In Archocentrus centrarchus isolate MPI-CPG fArcCen1 chromosome 1, fArcCen1, whole genome shotgun sequence, the following proteins share a genomic window:
- the trim2a gene encoding tripartite motif-containing protein 2, with amino-acid sequence MASEGSTIPSPVVRQIDKQFLICSICLDRYENPKVLPCLHTFCERCLQNYIPAHSLTLSCPVCRQTSILPEKGVAALQNNFFITNLMDVLQRAPGSCSQEAATLNNITTVATGQLLSCPNHGGSVMEFYCPPCETAMCQECTSGEHGEHPTVPLKDVVEQHKASLQHQLDAVKKRLPEIDSALQTLSEILQQLTNQKSTIEDDIHTTFDELQKTLNVRKSVLLMELEVNYGLKQKVLQAQLDTLLQGQEGITSSCNFTEQALSQGTEAEVLLVKKQMGERLVELASQELPLQPGENNQLDFLVETEGLKKSIHNLGTIVTTNAVASETVATGEGLRHCVVGVPTSITVTTKDKDGELCKMGNAVITAEMFSPDGSKCDGDILDNKNGTYEYLFTAPKEGTCTLSLRLYDQDIKGSPFKIKATKSIDVSPTSDCIKKRLKSPGSGHIKQKAIKRPASMYSTGRRKENPIEDDLIFRIGTKGRNKGEFTNLQGVAASSQGKVLIADSNNQCVQIFSNDGQFKSRFGIRGRTPGQLQRPTGVAVHPNGDIIIADYDNKWVSIFSSEGKFKNKIGSGKLMGPKGVSVDRNGHIIVVDNKSCCVFIFQVNGKLVTKFGNRGNGDRQFAGPHFAAVNNNNEIIVTDFHNHSVKVFNTEGEFLLKFGSNGEGNGQFNAPTGVAVDVNGNIIVADWGNSRIQVFDGSGSFLSYINTSADPLYGPQGLALTSDGHVVVADSGNHCFKVYRYLQ; translated from the exons ATGGCCAGTGAAGGCTCCACTATTCCCAGTCCTGTTGTCCGCCAAATTGACAAGCAGTTCTTGATCTGCAGCATATGTCTGGACCGCTACGAGAACCCCAAAGTCCTGCCCTGCCTGCACACCTTCTGTGAGAG GTGCCTGCAGAATTATATCCCTGCCCACAGCCTCACACTGTCGTGCCCCGTGTGCCGCCAGACCTCAATCCTGCCGGAGAAGGGTGTGGCGGCATTGCAGAATAACTTCTTCATCACCAACCTCATGGACGTGCTGCAACGGGCGCCAGGCAGCTGCAGCCAGGAGGCTGCCACTCTCAATAACATCACCACTGTAGCTACAGGCCAGCTGCTCTCCTGCCCCAACCATGGAGGCAGT GTGATGGAGTTTTACTGTCCTCCATGTGAGACAGCCATGTGTCAGGAGTGCACGAGTGGCGAACATGGAGAGCACCCGACTGTGCCTCTTAAAGATGTAGTGGAACAACACAAGGCCTCGTTACAGCACCAGCTAGATGCTGTCAAGAAgag GTTACCAGAGATTGACTCAGCCCTGCAGACGCTGTCAGAGATTCTTCAgcagctgaccaatcagaagagCACCATCGAGGATGATATCCACACAACCTTTGATGAGCTGCAGAAGACCCTCAATGTCCGCAAGAGCGTTTTACTCATGGAGCTGGAGGTCAACTATGGCCTCAAGCAGAAG GTGCTTCAAGCCCAGCTGGATACCCTGCTGCAGGGCCAAGAGGGCATCACCAGCAGCTGCAACTTCACCGAGCAGGCCCTGAGCCAGGGCACCGAGGCCGAGGTGCTGCTGGTGAAGAAGCAGATGGGCGAGCGTCTCGTTGAGCTGGCCAGCCAGGAGCTTCCTCTGCAGCCCGGCGAGAACAACCAGCTGGACTTCCTCGTGGAAACAGAGGGACTAAAGAAGTCCATCCACAACCTGGGAACTATTGTGACCACCAACGCCGTGGCCTCTGAGACTGTGGCGACAGGTGAGGGGCTGCGGCATTGTGTGGTGGGTGTGCCCACCTCCATCACCGTCACCACCAAGGACAAAGATGGAGAGCTGTGTAAGATGGGTAACGCAGTCATCACAGCTGAAATGTTTTCACCTGATGGCAGCAAGTGTGACGGAGACATACTTGACAACAAGAATGGCACTTACGAGTACCTGTTCACAGCTCCTAAAGAGGGCACTTGTACTTTATCTCTACGCTTATATGACCAAGACATCAAAGGAAGTCCCTTTAAGATAAAGGCCACCAAATCCATTGATGTATCACCAACTTCAGATTGCATTAAGAAGAGGCTCAAGTCTCCAGGCAGTGGACACATCAAGCAGAAGGCCATCAAGAGGCCGGCCAGTATGTACAGCacagggaggaggaaagagaATCCCATTGAGGACGACCTTATCTTCAGAATTG GCacaaaaggaagaaacaaaGGGGAGTTCACTAATCTGCAGGGAGTGGCTGCCTCCTCTCAGGGAAAGGTGCTGATAGCAGACAGCAACAACCAGTGTGTCCAG ATTTTCTCCAACGATGGCCAGTTCAAAAGTCGTTTCGGCATCCGTGGCCGGACTCCGGGTCAGCTGCAGCGTCCGACAGGTGTGGCCGTGCACCCCAACGGCGACATCATCATCGCGGACTACGACAACAAGTGGGTCAGCATCTTTTCAAGTGAAGGCAAATTTAAG AACAAGATTGGCTCAGGGAAGCTGATGGGTCCTAAAGGCGTGTCGGTGGACAGAAACGGCCACATCATCGTGGTCGACAACAAGTCCTGCTGCGTCTTCATCTTCCAGGTCAACGGCAAGCTGGTCACCAAGTTTGGTAACCGTGGCAACGGTGACAGGCAGTTTGCAG GCCCCCACTTTGCTGCcgtcaacaacaacaacgagATCATTGTGACAGATTTCCACAACCACTCAGTAAAG GTGTTCAACACAGAAGGGGAATTCTTGCTGAAATTTGGCTCTAATGGGGAAGGCAATGGCCAGTTCAACGCCCCCACGGGAGTGGCGGTGGACGTCAATGGAAACATCATAGTGGCAGACTGGGGCAACAGCAGGATACAG gtGTTTGATGGCAGCGGTTCGTTCCTCTCTTACATCAACACATCAGCGGACCCCCTCTACGGCCCGCAGGGACTGGCGCTCACTTCAGACGGACATGTTGTGGTTGCCGATTCTGGCAACCACTGCTTCAAAGTCTACCGCTACCTGCAGTAG